The nucleotide sequence GTTCTCCTCGAGGACGACGATGCGCGCGCCGGGGAAGTGGCGCTCGAAGTCCAGGATGTTGCGCACGTCGGCGCCGCGCCAGGCGTAGATCGACTGGTCGTCGTCGCCCACCACGCACAGGTTCTTGCGCGGGCCGGCCAGCAGCCGCGCCATCTCGAGCTGGGCGCCGTTGGTGTCCTGGTACTCGTCGATCATCATGTAATGCCAGCGCTTCCAGTACGCCTCGCGCACCTCGGCGTGGTCGCGCAGCAGGGCGACGGGAAGGAGCAGCAGGTCGTCGAAGTCGCACGCCCCCGCCGCCCGCAGCGCCTGCTCGTAGCGGGGATAGACGTCGGCGGCGAGGACCGCGTAGTCGTCCGACCGGTTCCCCTTCACCGGCCCGACGGCGACCTCCGCGCGCGCCTGTTCGGGCGTCACCAGCCGGTTCTTCCAGTCGGAGATCTGGTAGAGGACGCGCTTGGGATCGAACGAGTCGTCGCCCGCGGTGGCGGAGACGTGCACCTCCTCCATGGCGATCTTCTTCACCGCCGCCAGCTGGTCGCCGGTGGCGTAGATGGAGAAGGACTTCGGCAGCCCGATCTTCTCGCCGTGCTCGCGGAGGATGCGCGCGCCGAGCGAGTGGAAGGTGGAGAGGAGGACGCCCTTCGCGTCTTTCCCCACCACGCGGGCCACGCGCTCGCGCATCTCCGCGGCCGCCTTGTTGGTGAAGGTGACGGCCAGCACGCGCCGCGGGTCGACGCCGCGGTCGCGCACCAGGTAGGCGATGCGGTAGACGATGGTGCGCGTCTTTCCCGAGCCGGCGCCGGCCAGGATGAGCACCGGCCCCTCGGTGGCCAGCACCGCCTCGCGCTGTTCGGGGTTGAGCTCGCGGAGGTATTGCGGGATGAACGACAAGGATTCGCTGCGGAAATGCGTGGACGACAGTGAGTAAGTGCCCAGTGCCCAGTGCCCAGTGCGCGGGAACGGCGTCGCGGCGCGGGGTGATGCCGCGGCTGCGCTGAGGTCTCCCTTTCCCCTGCGGAGCGGGGGAGAGGGCCGGGGAGAGGGGGCCCGCCGGCGGCCGCGCGGATGCCCGTCGCAGCGGACCGAAAATCGCCCCCGCGACGACTGGGCACTGGGCACTTGGCACTGGGCACTTTCGGGTCCGAAGATACCCGGAAATCGGCCCCCGGTCAAAGTTTGACGGGGTTCGGCCGGGCCGCTATGTTTCTGCCGCCCGAACCCCGATCTGCCGGCCACCCAAGACGGAGGATACATGACGCTACGAGACCGCTTCAAGGGGCTCTCGGTGGCGGAGGCTTTGCAGCTTCGCGCCTCGGAAGACCCCCGGCGGCCCTTCGTGGCGTTCGGGGACCGGCGGTGCACCTACGCGCAGATCGACCACCAGAGCAGCGCGCTGGCGGCCGCCCTGCACGAGCTGGGGATCGAGGCCGGCGACCGCATGGCGCTGACCCTCCCCAACTGGCCCGAGTTCGTCACCGCGGTGTTCGCCGCGGCCAAGCTCGGCGCCGTCATCGTGCCGCTCAACCCGCGCTACACCACCCCCGAACTGCAGTACATGCTGCGGCACTCGGAGACCGCGGTCGTGGTCACCGCCGAGAACTGGGAGGGGGTCGACTACCTGGCGCGCTACGAGGGCTTCCTCACCTCGCTTCCCGACCTGCAGTACGTGGTGAGCGTGGGCGAGGAGGAGCTGTGGTACGACGACCGCATCCACCAGTTCGAGGACCTGGTGTCGAGCGGCGAGGGGCGGCCGTTCCCGCGCCACCAGGCGGGGCCGGACGAGCTCTTCGCCATCCTCTACACCAGCGGCACCATGGGAAAGCCGAAGGGCGTCGCGCTCTCCCACGCCAACGTCCTCACCACCGCGGGGGGAACGGCCGACGCGCTGGGGCTGGCGGCCGACGACGTGGTGTTCGGCCTGAACTCGCTGTTCAACGTGTTCGGGCTGGGCACGGGGGTGCTGGGGACGATGATGGCCGGGGCCTCGTTCGTGCTGCAGGACCACGACGACACCGCGGCCGCGCTGGAGCTGATCGAGCGCGAGCGCGTGACCGTGTTCCACGGCGTGCCGACCAACTACGTCCTCGCGCTGAAGGAGATGGAGAGCGGATCGTACGACCTGTCCTCCGTGCGCTCGGGGATCGTGGCCGGCGCGCCCGCCTCCGAGGAGCTGGTGATGCGCATCCGGCGCGACCTGGTACCGGACCTGCGCATCGGCTACGGGCTGACCGAGACGAGCGAGACCGTCGCCCTGACGCGCGAGGACGATCCCCCCGGGAAGAAGGTGTCGACCGTGGGCCGGCCGCTTCCCGAGGTGGAGATCCGCATCCACGACGTGGACGGGTCGGTGCTGCCGGTGGAGAGCGTGGGCGAGATCGCCGTGCGCGGCCCCTGCGTGATGCAGGGGTACTACCGCCAGCCCGGCGAGACGGCGCTGGTGTTCACGGGCGACCGGTACTTCATGACCGGCGACCTGGGGATGGTGGACGAGGAGGGGTATCTCCACGTCCTGGGCCGGCGCAAGGAGATGATCATCCGCGGCGGGTTCAACGTGTACCCGCGCGAGGTGGAAGACCGGCTGCACGCCCACCCCGCCGTTCTCGACGTGGCCGTCGTAGGCCTGCCCGACGAGATCCTGGGCGAGGTGAGCTGCGCCTGCATCGTTCCCGTCGAGGGGGCGATCGTCACGGGCGAGGAGATCAAGGACTTCTGCCGTGAGGTGCTGGCGGACTACAAGGTTCCCGACCTGGTCCGCTTCCTCGACAGCTTTCCCATGACGGGGAGCGGCAAGGTGCGCCGCGTGGAGCTCGCGCGCATGATCAGCGCCGAGGAGAGCAGCCGCCGGCCGTGACCTCCGTCTGGACTCTTGAAATTGCGGAAGGGCTTCTCCGGCTGTCGCCTGGAGAGTGCCCAGTGCCCAGTGCCAAGTGCCCAGTGAGTAGTTTCCTGGGCACTGGGCACTCGGCACTGGGCACTTTTCCCCGCGAAGCGGAGAGGCTCGCCGCGTGAACCTGTACGTGGACGAGCAATGACCAACTTCGTGCCGCGGAGCCCGCACCTTCCCGGTGTGGCGCCCGCCTCCCCCGCCGCCCGCAACGCGGCGCTCCTGATCGACTTCGACAACATCACCCTCGGCGTGCGCAGCGACCTGGGCAAGGAGCTCAAGACGCTGCTGAACAGCGAGATCTTCTCCGGCAAGGTGGCGGTGCGCCGCGCCTACGCCGACTGGCGGCGCTACCCCAACTACGTGGTGCCGCTCACCGAGGCCTCCATCGACCTCATCTTCGCCCCCGCCTACGGCACCTCCAAGAAGAACGCCACCGATCTCCGCATGGCCGTGGACGCCATCGAGCTGGCGTTCATGCGCCCCGAGATCGGCACCTTCATCCTCCTCACCGGCGACAGCGACTTCTCGAGCTGCGTGATCAAGCTCAAGGAGTACGGCAAGTACGTCATCGGCGTGGGGATGCGCGACTCGTCGAGC is from Longimicrobium sp. and encodes:
- a CDS encoding AMP-binding protein; translated protein: MTLRDRFKGLSVAEALQLRASEDPRRPFVAFGDRRCTYAQIDHQSSALAAALHELGIEAGDRMALTLPNWPEFVTAVFAAAKLGAVIVPLNPRYTTPELQYMLRHSETAVVVTAENWEGVDYLARYEGFLTSLPDLQYVVSVGEEELWYDDRIHQFEDLVSSGEGRPFPRHQAGPDELFAILYTSGTMGKPKGVALSHANVLTTAGGTADALGLAADDVVFGLNSLFNVFGLGTGVLGTMMAGASFVLQDHDDTAAALELIERERVTVFHGVPTNYVLALKEMESGSYDLSSVRSGIVAGAPASEELVMRIRRDLVPDLRIGYGLTETSETVALTREDDPPGKKVSTVGRPLPEVEIRIHDVDGSVLPVESVGEIAVRGPCVMQGYYRQPGETALVFTGDRYFMTGDLGMVDEEGYLHVLGRRKEMIIRGGFNVYPREVEDRLHAHPAVLDVAVVGLPDEILGEVSCACIVPVEGAIVTGEEIKDFCREVLADYKVPDLVRFLDSFPMTGSGKVRRVELARMISAEESSRRP
- a CDS encoding UvrD-helicase domain-containing protein codes for the protein MSFIPQYLRELNPEQREAVLATEGPVLILAGAGSGKTRTIVYRIAYLVRDRGVDPRRVLAVTFTNKAAAEMRERVARVVGKDAKGVLLSTFHSLGARILREHGEKIGLPKSFSIYATGDQLAAVKKIAMEEVHVSATAGDDSFDPKRVLYQISDWKNRLVTPEQARAEVAVGPVKGNRSDDYAVLAADVYPRYEQALRAAGACDFDDLLLLPVALLRDHAEVREAYWKRWHYMMIDEYQDTNGAQLEMARLLAGPRKNLCVVGDDDQSIYAWRGADVRNILDFERHFPGARIVVLEEN